Proteins found in one Amphiura filiformis chromosome 14, Afil_fr2py, whole genome shotgun sequence genomic segment:
- the LOC140169395 gene encoding uncharacterized protein, whose translation MCMNGASCSADEGTSGFTCTCTAGYIGQLCGDMINDGDVRLVAGSSSAGRLEIYHDGQWGTVCDDSFDSNNNGATVACRQLGFTSGTVVSRGTYGSGSGQIWLDQVSCTGTESTLAACPRNAWGDNDCGSHTEDVGVTCSISDGDLRLVGGTSNSGRLEIYHDGHWGTVCDDSFDSNNNGATVACRQLGFISGTVVSRGTYGSGSGQVWLDQVSCTGTESTLAACPRNAWGDNDCGSHTEDVGVTCTAGIRRRRHVPAPDAVTGSQTATMHSSSAGLIASHLGISQDLLISIPCNAPPDFIKPDIQGGCSSVFIPKGLTSYCATDQSCLSLGCCLPMDLGITTRSFQVWMRLDSCGASFTLGFENWVYSESLNTGFHFGVDHIKDIGHVTLRYRIMKPGRLIYHIDLGVMLCLDGVCSEPATIVKSAMITVQDCSEPARSRRRRQAAENDSSMTEGSPVDSDAISIDDKVKKYFQDLLDRNITTLSAEDNMMASLDPASKVPYVAPDEPTSRRQMGLFVLEDNDPSSK comes from the exons ATGGAGACGTACGCTTGGTTGCAGGAAGCTCTTCAGCAGGTCGTTTAGAGATCTACCATGATGGTCAGTGGGGGACTGTGTGTGATGATTCTTTTGATTCTAATAATAATGGTGCTACAGTTGCATGTCGACAACTTGGCTTTACATCTGGTACAGTTGTGTCACGTGGTACATATGGGTCTGGATCAGGACAGATATGGCTGGATCAAGTATCATGTACTGGCACTGAGAGTACTCTGGCTGCATGTCCACGTAACGCTTGGGGAGATAATGATTGTGGTTCGCATACTGAAGATGTTGGTGTGACTTGCTCTATTAGTG ATGGAGATTTACGTTTAGTTGGAGGGACTTCTAACTCAGGTCGTTTAGAGATCTACCATGATGGTCACTGGGGGACTGTGTGTGACGATTCTTTTGATTCTAATAATAATGGAGCTACAGTTGCATGTCGACAACTTGGCTTCATATCTGGTACTGTTGTGTCCCGTGGTACATATGGGTCTGGATCAGGACAGGTATGGCTGGATCAAGTATCATGTACTGGCACTGAGAGTACTCTAGCTGCGTGTCCACGTAATGCTTGGGGAGATAATGATTGTGGTTCACATACTGAAGATGTTGGTGTGACTTGCACTG CTGGCATCAGGCGTAGAAGACATGTTCCAGCACCAGATGCAGTCACTGGATCACAGACAGCAA CTATGCATTCATCTTCTGCTGGATTGATTGCCAGTCATCTTGGGATCAGTCAAGATCTGTTGATATCAATACCATGCAACGCACCACCAGATTTCATCAAGCCAGATATCCAAGGAG GTTGTTCTTCAGTCTTCATACCCAAAGGTTTGACATCCTATTGTGCAACTGACCAATCATGTCTTAGCCTGGGATGCTGTCTGCCAATGGATCTAGGAATAACTACAAGATCATTTCAAGTCTGGATGAGACTAGATTCTTGTGGAGCCTCTTTCACTTTAGGATTTGAAAATTGGGTTTATAGTGAGTCTTTGAATACTGGATTCCATTTTG GTGTGGATCACATTAAAGACATTGGTCATGTGACATTGCGATATCGCATCATGAAACCAGGCCGTCTCATATACCACATTGACTTGGGTGTAATGCTGTGTCTTGATGGGGTGTGCAGTGAGCCTGCAACCATAGTAAAGAGTGCAATGATTACTGTTCAAGATTGCAGTGAGCCTGCAAGAAGTCGCAGACGACGGCAAGC TGCAGAAAATGATTCCAGTATGACGGAAGGTAGTCCTGTTGATTCTGATGCAATCTCCATCGATGATAAAGTGAAGAAATATTTCCAGGATTTATTGGATAGAAACATTACTACcttgtctgctgaagataacatgatGGCATCCCTGGATCCTGCAAGTAAAG TCCCATATGTAGCTCCAGATGAACCTACCAGCAGAAGACAAATGGGGTTGTTTGTACTTGAGGACAATGACCCAAGCAGTAAGTAG